cagccccccttgtcccacaggctgctgcagtcGGGGTTGcacagtcagctggctgggCTCCAGACTCTGCTCCTCAATGTCAGCAGGGCTGTCACCCGCGATGTGCTCATCGCCTTCTCCCCCACTGAGgtgagctgtgtccctgcctctcCATTGCTTGGAAGGTCCCACACCTTCCAAGCacccctcagcccctgccccagggtgtggtgtgccctgctgtgctcttcctcctccctgtggGGTTGCATCATGGGCCCACATCAACTTCAACATCCCTTGGCAAGGAGCCACGTGAAGGGGTGCTTGGGAGGAAAGACCCCTCCTCATGGAGCCATCCCATGGCCAGGTGGGCAGGGGGAGTGTGAGGTaggaaaggagcagggacaggtgtGACCTTGTGCCTCCTGCCCACCCAGAGGCTCTCCCAGGCTCTGGACGTCCCAGGGACCATGTGTGGGTAGAGAATCTGCTGgctccctctcccagctctgcccccacagatgctgggtgctgggaaTGAGGCTTTTCCCTTCTGCCCTCAGGGCTCCTGCTGATGTTACTGAGCAAAcccacctgggcagggctgatTTTGTGCCTGGAGCAAGATTGGTGGGTTCTGAAAGGAGATGTGATCTGGCAGCAACAACCTCTCACTGttctctgctgcagggccccagcaggctgaacagcacagagaaaggGAAGGCAGGTAAAATCCACCTCCCCAGGGGGATATTCCGGTCCCTGAGCAGCCAAACAGTGCGAGTGGTGGTGACAGTCCTCAATATCCAGCAGCTTGGCATGTTCAAGGtacagctggcactgcctgcatcCTTCccgctgcccccagcccctgacaccaaccagctcagccctggcagggttTCCCCTCCACAGGAAATCAACCAGACAGGGCAGGTGCTGGACAACACCGTGGTGGGCATCACGGTGGGGGAGAGCAGCATCtcggggctgcaggagcccgTGCAGCTCACCTTCCCCCACGGGGAGCTGCCCCAGGTGAGTCAgcgctgcagggctgccctgccctcccctccagTGCTCTCCTcatgcaggggctgctgctgctctccccctttcaggggctgctgctgctctctccatgCAGGGGCTGatgctgctctccctggggtaggagctgctgctgctctctccgggGTAGGAGCTGATGCCGCTCTCTCCCTTGCAGGGTGTCACCCCCCGGTGCGTGTTCTGGGATGCCAGCAAAGGTGCGGCTGCTCGGGGCAGGTGCGGGGCGGGGCACGGGCGCCGTCCCAGCGCTCACAGCCGCTCCTcttgcagggcaggcaggaggctggCGCAGCAGTGGATGTGACACACAGCCCGGGGACAAGGGGACAGTCTGCTCCTGTGACCATCTCACCTTCTTCACCCTGCTCCTGGTGACGATTCcgcttcctgcagctcctgcttgtgccctggcagcgctgcctgCACACTTCTCTGGCCCCTTGGGTGTCATGAGTAGCCACACAGGGACAATTAGAGCTGTGCTCAGGCAAGGCAAGGTCCCAAACccgagcccagccccagctcaggagggcagcagcagctcagctgggcagggcaggctggaaaAGGCCCCAGCTTGGTGCAGGCTCTGGCAGAACAAGGCTTGTGGTCCCAGATGCTGGTGGAGACCCCCAGGAGGGTGCTCATGGTGGTCACTTCACCCACAGAGCATCTCCTCTGAGCCACCACTGCCCTGTTTCCCCTGAAGATCTGTGGGCTGGTATGGGgtctctgcagcagccccatgGCTCTGGTACCTGCAGTCAGGTTTCCTAGGCTGGTGCAGGGCCTGTCTAACCCAACATGTGCATGtttggcagagcccagctctggatGGCTCCACAGCAAGAGATCTGATGGCTGTTGCCACCGCTGGCTGTGGAGTAGCCATGGCCTTCTCCATCTTCACCATGGCCTTCTGCATCTTTATCAGGTGGGATGAGCCAGCAGCTCCACGGGGGcttgccaggctgggagagacGTGAGGCAGTGCCAGTGCCTCTCCTGGgcctgctgtgccacagcccagggccctgctcACCTGTGAcccttcctgtccctgtggggacacaggTGCAGGTTCAGGCTGGAGGACACTCTCCGCACCAACCTGGGGCTGCACCTCAACCTCAtgggcagcctgctcctcctcaaCCTGGCCTTCCTGCTCAGCACTGGGCTCGCTGGCAGGGTCCCCCCAAGcacctgcagggccctggggggGCTCACCCACtactgcctgctctgctgcttcacCTGGACGGCGCTGGAGGGCTGCCAGCTCTACCTCCTCTTTGTCAAGGTCCTGGGCACCTACATCCACCACTACCTGGcaaagctgtgcctgctgggctggggtgagCAGCCTGGGGGAGAGGGGCAGTGGGAGGTTTGGATTGGGTACTGGGGAAAAtgtcttcactgaaagggtggtcaggtACTGGAACAGGGTGTCCTGGCAGTGGTGGAGTtaccagccctggaagtgttcaaaggtgtgtggatgtggcacttggggacgtggtttagtggtgaatgTGGCTGAGTTAATGgctggacttggtgatcttagaggtcttttccaccctaaacaattctgtgattgtgtCTCTCCTCTTCCAGGCTTCCCTGCTCTCGTGGTGGGAGTGGCAGGAGCTCTTGGCAGCTATGGAAAATACCACATCCAGACCAAGGACCACCAGACCATAGCCCACCTGTGCGTGTGCCactgcccacagggctcagggggccctttggcacagggaggggcagctcagtcctgccaggagggcagcagTCAGGGGTTGCACCCATCTGCTTTGGCTTTGGGCCAtgcttctgcttctgcttcctTAGTTGTGATTGCCACACACcagccacccccagctctcATGCTGAGCCTCCTGAGTCATGCCTGCAGCCTTCCAGGTCATGGAGGGATGGCCAAGATCCACCTGGAGCTTGTCCAggctccctgccagctgagcaacaCGAGGGCAGTGTTTACCCACCACTGTCCCCCTGCTCCACCCTGGCCTTGGAAAATCCCACCAGGGGAAGGCTCCCATGGGTGCTGGTGAGGcttgcagggctgctggaggcTCCAGGGTTGTCTCTTTTCAGGTGCTGGATCACTTCCAAACATCTTCTGGTCCACTACATCACCAACTGTGGCTACTTTGGCGTCATCTTCCTCTTCAACATGGCTGTGTTCGGGGTGGTGACCCACAAGAGCTGCAGCttgcagggcactggggcagtgcagggacacagcaagCCCTGGAAGGTGgctctggtggcagcagggctgttctGCCTGCTGGGAGCCACTTGGGCCCTGGCATTCCTCACCTATGGCAtctcctctgcagctgtgctccaCCTCTTCACTGTCCTCAACTCCCTCCAAGGTCAGCACTCACTCTGGGCTGGGTTCCAGGGGTTGGGTGGGGAAGGTGGAGGaggcaggagccagcctggctgcgGGGTGAACAGGGATCCCAAGGCACCAGTGTCTTCCCAGCACTGTCATAGCCCTCCTTTTGTCAGGGCAGGTCCCAACCACCAGCATGGAGCTGCTCTTGGCTCCCAATTACACCCTCTCCACCCGTGGTGGTTTTCCTCCAAGGACATTCCTTAGCAGGGGACTAGGGGCATTATCCACTCCCAGCCAAATGGTTCATGTGAAGGAGGGGGTGAGCTGAGGGAATCCTCTGGAAGTGGAAGGAAAGTGTCATTAGCATCCTGGCAAGAttgtctcctgctgctgctgagtgtttgtcttcctttccctgcaggaatttTCATATTCATCTGGTTGGTTGTCCTCTACTACCCAAAGACAAAGGAGAGCACTGGTTCCCTCTCCTACATCATCAGACATGACAAAACCACCACAGGCTCCCAGGACTAgcccctggctggagcagctcctggctggacctctctccctgcctgcaccTGCACCCACTGAGAGCCCTCCTGGCAGGTGCAGCTTCCTCCAGAGGGAGAGATCAGCTATCAATGCCTCAGTTTATCTAGTTTATCTTCAGTGGGCATGGTCCACCTCAGCAGGGCTCTTTGCTTTGTCCCTTccattcctgctgggctgccctgggcaagGAGCTCCACAGATGGTGCTTCTGCAAAGTccctccaggctgcagctccatggTCTCGAGGTGGCCCTGATCTCATTCCCCAGGGACAAGGAGGAAGCCCCCAAAGCACCTGCTTTCAGCCAGGAT
This portion of the Ammospiza nelsoni isolate bAmmNel1 chromosome 13, bAmmNel1.pri, whole genome shotgun sequence genome encodes:
- the LOC132079122 gene encoding adhesion G protein-coupled receptor G3-like → MAGASQETPQSGMNLLLGTVLLLLLLPDVAEGRDSCSGLPRGDEHGECCRAVLEQQSPGSSSLVFHPTQRCPELWHSRSRACVCLRERWLRLLQSGLHSQLAGLQTLLLNVSRAVTRDVLIAFSPTEGPSRLNSTEKGKAGKIHLPRGIFRSLSSQTVRVVVTVLNIQQLGMFKEINQTGQVLDNTVVGITVGESSISGLQEPVQLTFPHGELPQGVTPRCVFWDASKGQAGGWRSSGCDTQPGDKGTVCSCDHLTFFTLLLSPALDGSTARDLMAVATAGCGVAMAFSIFTMAFCIFIRCRFRLEDTLRTNLGLHLNLMGSLLLLNLAFLLSTGLAGRVPPSTCRALGGLTHYCLLCCFTWTALEGCQLYLLFVKVLGTYIHHYLAKLCLLGWGFPALVVGVAGALGSYGKYHIQTKDHQTIAHLCWITSKHLLVHYITNCGYFGVIFLFNMAVFGVVTHKSCSLQGTGAVQGHSKPWKVALVAAGLFCLLGATWALAFLTYGISSAAVLHLFTVLNSLQGIFIFIWLVVLYYPKTKESTGSLSYIIRHDKTTTGSQD